In Miscanthus floridulus cultivar M001 chromosome 5, ASM1932011v1, whole genome shotgun sequence, one genomic interval encodes:
- the LOC136453290 gene encoding probable UDP-arabinopyranose mutase 1 codes for MAPPLKDELDIVIPTIRNLDFLEMWRPFFQPYHLIIVQDGDPTKTIKVPEGFDYELYNRNDINKILGPRASCISFKDSACRCFGYMVSKKKYIYTIDDDCFVAKDPTGKDIDALAQHIKNLLCPSTPLFFNTLYDPYAPGADFVRGYPFSLREGVPTAVSHGLWLNIPDYDAPTQLVKPRERNERYVNAVMTIPKGTLFPMCGMNLAFDRDLIGPAMYFGLMGDGQPIGRYDDMWAGWCVKVICDHLGLGVKTGLPYIWHSKASNPFVNLKKEYKGIFWQEDIIPFFQAVVLPKDCDTVQKCYVALSQQVKEKLGKVDPYFIKLADAMVTWIEAWDSLNSGGAAVANGKPKK; via the exons ATGGCGCCGCCGCTCAAGGACGAGCTCGACATCGTCATCCCGACGATCCGCAACCTGGACTTCCTGGAGATGTGGCGGCCCTTCTTCCAGCCGTACCACCTCATCATCGTGCAGGACGGCGACCCGACCAAGACGATCAAGGTGCCCGAGGGGTTCGACTACGAGCTCTACAACCGCAATGACATCAACAAGATCCTCGGCCCCAGGGCGTCGTGCATCTCCTTCAAGGACTCCGCGTGCCGCTGCTTCGGCTACATGGTCTCCAAGAAGAAGTACATCTACACAATCGACGACGACTGCTTC GTGGCCAAGGACCCCACGGGCAAGGACATCGACGCGCTGGCGCAGCACATCAAGAACCTGCTCTGCCCGTCCACGCCGCTCTTCTTCAACACCCTCTACGACCCCTACGCGCCGGGCGCCGACTTCGTGCGCGGCTACCCGTTCAGCCTCCGGGAGGGCGTGCCGACGGCCGTGTCGCACGGGCTGTGGCTCAACATCCCGGACTACGACGCCCCCACGCAGCTGGTGAAGCCCCGGGAGCGGAACGAGAGGTACGTGAACGCCGTGATGACCATCCCCAAGGGCACCCTCTTCCCCATGTGCGGCATGAACCTCGCCTTCGACCGCGACCTCATCGGCCCCGCCATGTACTTCGGCCTCATGGGCGACGGCCAGCCCATCGGACGCTACGACGACATGTGGGCCGGATGGTGTGTCAAG GTAATCTGCGATCACCTGGGTTTGGGCGTCAAGACCGGGCTGCCCTACATCTGGCACAGCAAGGCCAGCAACCCGTTCGTAAACCTCAAGAAGGAGTACAAGGGCATCTTCTGGCAGGAGGACATCATCCCATTCTTCCAGGCCGTCGTGCTGCCGAAAGACTGCGACACCGTGCAAAAGTGCTACGTCGCGCTCTCGCAACAGGTCAAGGAGAAGCTCGGCAAGGTCGACCCCTACTTCATCAAGCTCGCCGACGCCATGGTCACCTGGATCGAGGCCTGGGACTCGCTCAACTCCGGGGGAGCAGCCGTCGCCAACGGCAAGCCCAAGAAGTGA